In Columba livia isolate bColLiv1 breed racing homer chromosome 6, bColLiv1.pat.W.v2, whole genome shotgun sequence, a single genomic region encodes these proteins:
- the LOC102093679 gene encoding uncharacterized protein LOC102093679, with protein MRPGACPLHSRARRARAEAARVLLAARSSHALQRRPRSPTGSRRARALLPPGQPAGCRAGAVETVSGTRCLAATFLCKGNPVRCPLSPLSPALPAPTFSMVKKNTIPDGWRSLTPVGQPIPGTRFIAFKVPLKGAINQRLTPTQKFTPKDLIAAMKALNVELGLIIDLTYTTRYYEVKDLPKSVQYKKLYTIGLEVPDNATILQFKKWVRKFLWENAGNEKLIGVHCTNGINRTGYLICRYLVDVEGWDPEAAIQAFGDARGHRMDGLVYLTDLRTQPMRSNLGMDVWDSDEDIIPPPHAMEEPVERFPNEDFQGSGKRLRIYDDHSHNDLQGQMQLRDFDFINKGPGQRRRPLHDHQTRDDLRAPMQMRNWDCNREPGQRQRPFPDHQFYDDYQEDMQLKDLDFSNKRLGEKLRPFHGHQFHEDLQAERQSRDIEFKRGRGQRQRSFPDHPSHSDLKEDRQSKDFDFGSRGRGQRRRVFHDHQSHDEFQTQMQLKEVDRVNKGPGRRLRSYHDYQSHDDIQPQLGDFEFVNRGRGQRLRPFNDHQPHNDLQAEVQLKDYDNKGTGQRHRPFHDHQPYDDLQEQTQLKDFDYVNKEHGQRPRPFHGHPGHDDLPREWCSDRIQSFSSHENAPEPHFPSSPSLQRDYGSDNEDFERSYSNRPNCPEDNRRMHPSDEFTRGKNRFAPYSSRTMHPSSSAHQEDSSIDYEKTPFQGETSREMEQSKRLPAVTVDYNYGLPLGCRPEDEERTHYDLPPREHYNWN; from the exons ATGCGCCCCGGCGCGTGCCCCCTTCACTCACGGGCTCGCCGCGCACGCGCAGAAGCAGCTCGCGTCCTATTGGCCGCCAGGTCATCGCACGCTCTGCAGCGGCGCCCCCGTTCACCGACCGGCAGCCGCCGCGCACGCGCACTTCTCCCTCCCGGGCAGCCGGCTGGCTGCCGCGCAGGCGCAGTCGAGACCGTTTCGGGAACGCGCTGTCTCGCAGCAACCTTCCTCTGCAAGGGAAATCCTGTCAGG TGCCCACTTTCACCGCTGtctcctgctctgcctgctcctaCTTTCAGCATGGTAAAGAAGAATACTATCCCTGATGG ATGGCGGAGTTTGACACCAGTTGGACAGCCTATACCAGGAACAAGATTTATTGCATTCAAAGTACCTTTAAAAGGG GCAATTAACCAGAGGCTTACCCCAACCCAGAAGTTTACACCAAAAGACTTAATTGCTGCAATGAAAGCCCTAAATGTGGAACTTGGATTAATTATTGATTTAACATATACCACACGATACTATGAAGTTAAG GATTTACCTAAAAGTGTGCAGTATAAGAAACTTTATACCATTGGACTTGAAGTCCCTGATAATGCTACTATCCTACAGTTCAAAAAATGGGTCAGAAAATTCCTATGGGAAAACGCAGGAAATg aGAAACTCATTGGCGTTCACTGTACTAATGGAATTAATAGAACCGGCTACCTTATATGTAG atatcTTGTAGATGTTGAAGGCTGGGATCCAGAGGCAGCAATCCAAG cttttGGTGATGCTAGAGGTCATCGCATGGATGGTCTTGTGTATCTCACAGATCTCAGAACACAACCAATGAGAAG TAACCTTGGAATGGATGTATGGGATTCAGATGAAGATATTATTCCCCCACCACATGCAATGGAAGAACCTGTAGAGCGGTTCCCAAATGAGGATTTTCAGGG GTCTGGGAAAAGATTAAGAATTTATGATGACCACTCTCACAATGATTTGCAAGGACAAATGCAGTTGAGAGATTTTGATTTTATTAACAAAGGACCTGGACAAAGACGGAGACCACTTCATGACCATCAGACTCGGGATGATTTAAGAGCACCAATGCAGATGAGAAATTGGGACTGCAATAGAGAACCAGGACAGAGGCAAAGACCCTTTCCTGATCACCAGTTTTATGATGATTATCAAGAAGACATGCAGCTGAAGGACTTGGACTTCAGTAACAAGAGACTTGGAGAAAAGTTGAGACCTTTTCATGGACACCAGTTTCATGAGGATTTACAGGCAGAGAGACAATCAAGGGACATTGAATTTAAGAGAGGCCGTGGGCAAAGGCAAAGATCTTTTCCTGACCATCCATCTCACAGTGATTTGAAGGAAGACAGACAGTCAAAGGATTTTGATTTTGGTAGCAGAGGCCGTGGCCAGAGACGAAGAGTGTTCCATGATCACCAGTCTCATGATGAATTTCAGACTCAGATGCAGTTGAAAGAGGTAGATCGTGTCAACAAAGGTCCTGGCCGAAGACTGAGATCTTACCATGACTATCAGTCACATGATGACATACAGCCACAATTAGGGGATTTTGAATTTGTTAACAGGGGTCGTGGGCAGAGGTTGAGACCTTTCAATGATCACCAGCCTCACAATGACTTACAAGCAGAGGTGCAACTAAAAGATTATGATAATAAAGGTACTGGACAAAGACACAGACCTTTTCATGACCATCAGCCCTATGATGACTTACAGGAACAGACTCAGTTAAAAGACTTTGATTATGTTAATAAAGAGCATGGACAAAGGCCAAGACCTTTTCATGGTCATCCAGGTCATGATGACTTGCCACGTGAATGGTGTTCAGACAG AATTCAGTCTTTTTCTTCCCATGAAAATGCACCAGAACCTCATTTCCCCTCATCTCCTTCACTTCAGAGAGATTATGGATCTGATAATGAAGACTTTGAAAGAAGTTATAG TAATCGACCAAATTGTCCTGAAGACAATAGAAGAATGCATCCCTCAGATGAATTTactaggggaaaaaacagatttGCACCATATTCTTCACGAACAATGCATCCATCTTCATCTGCACACCAAGAAGATAGTTCAATAGACTAtgaaaaaacaccttttcaagGTGAAACTTCCAGAGAGATGGAACAAAGCAAAAGATTACCAGCTGTAACAGTTGATTACAATTATGGTCTGCCATTAGGTTGTAGACCTGAAGATGAAGAGAGAACACATTATGATTTACCTCCAAGAGAACACTACAACTGGAACTGA